Proteins co-encoded in one Synergistes jonesii genomic window:
- a CDS encoding transketolase family protein — MNADGNLSALSAFCAALSERAAGKDFIFVASEETAEKELKDLLPFSSESLSPSIEGAVMSAAGFALAGRKPWLIGRAADIAGRCYSRIREAIVQTGLPVRIVSFDGGISCVHEGASSQMLEDIALMRAMPRMNVIVPADEETAVRVIEAGDEISCPFYMRLDGAALSQKYENASEPFHIGGARILRGGGGVTICACGAMVARALKAAERLEMQNINAEVIDCYSLKPFAENVLLSSVRRTGCCVAASEENAFGGLFGAVAECLGRTYPVPLRSVAVGDEFVNSGTQEELCEYYGLTWKEIVDAAAQVWALRRR, encoded by the coding sequence ATGAACGCTGACGGAAACCTATCGGCCCTTTCGGCTTTCTGCGCCGCGCTCTCCGAGCGCGCGGCCGGCAAAGATTTTATATTCGTCGCTTCCGAGGAGACGGCGGAAAAAGAACTCAAAGATCTTCTGCCCTTCTCTTCGGAATCGCTTTCACCGTCGATAGAGGGCGCTGTAATGAGCGCGGCCGGCTTTGCGCTGGCGGGAAGGAAGCCTTGGCTCATAGGGCGCGCCGCGGATATAGCGGGGCGCTGCTATTCGCGCATACGTGAGGCGATCGTGCAGACGGGACTGCCCGTGCGCATCGTCTCCTTCGACGGCGGCATCTCCTGCGTCCACGAGGGTGCGTCTTCGCAGATGCTCGAAGACATCGCCCTGATGCGTGCGATGCCCCGAATGAACGTGATAGTGCCTGCGGACGAAGAGACAGCCGTGCGCGTGATCGAAGCGGGCGATGAGATATCGTGCCCCTTTTACATGCGCCTTGACGGCGCCGCCCTTTCGCAGAAATACGAGAACGCTTCGGAGCCGTTTCACATCGGCGGCGCGAGGATACTGCGCGGAGGCGGCGGCGTCACTATATGCGCGTGCGGCGCTATGGTCGCCCGCGCGCTGAAGGCCGCGGAAAGGCTTGAAATGCAGAATATAAACGCAGAGGTGATCGATTGCTACAGCTTGAAGCCCTTCGCCGAGAACGTCCTTCTCTCGTCGGTGCGGAGGACGGGCTGTTGCGTCGCCGCTTCCGAGGAGAACGCCTTCGGAGGGCTTTTCGGCGCCGTCGCCGAGTGCCTGGGGCGCACATATCCGGTCCCGCTGAGAAGCGTCGCGGTCGGCGACGAGTTTGTCAACAGTGGAACGCAGGAGGAGCTCTGCGAATATTACGGACTCACATGGAAAGAGATTGTGGACGCTGCGGCGCAGGTCTGGGCGCTGCGTAGGAGGTAG
- a CDS encoding S41 family peptidase: MRNLKSKILSFAAGAIAGAVICAGTGALSQATGAEWEKSLPFTPQQLAVIKQVKLALSTYQVDGDKKGKIDDTKMYYGALKGLVASLEDPYTRFVDPKDLAEENVEMEGEYGGLGIYIASREGRTTIIAPIEDTPADRAGVKPLDEIVKVDDKNVWGMESDEIVKLLRGPAGKPVTLQIRRKNVNKLIPVKMVREIIKIKTVRSEMLDGGIAYIKLNHFNLKSDGEVRAALENAKKKNAKGVIMDLRNNPGGLLDVCVDVTSQFIPKGVVVGMRGRFEKANETLYAKEGRANKLPLVVLINEGSASAAEIFAGAVKDHKRGTVVGAKTFGKGSVQTLFNLPDGSGIYVTIARYNTPSGFVLDHKGLQPDVAVAGEPKKNKKEDKQLQKAIGIMKQKLKAK, from the coding sequence GTGAGAAATTTGAAATCCAAAATCTTATCTTTCGCCGCTGGCGCTATAGCCGGAGCCGTCATCTGCGCGGGGACGGGCGCACTCTCGCAGGCCACCGGCGCGGAGTGGGAAAAGAGCCTTCCCTTCACGCCGCAGCAGCTCGCGGTAATCAAGCAGGTAAAGCTCGCGCTGTCTACGTACCAGGTCGACGGAGACAAAAAGGGCAAGATAGACGACACGAAAATGTATTACGGCGCTCTGAAGGGGCTCGTCGCGTCGCTTGAAGACCCCTATACGAGATTCGTCGACCCCAAGGACCTCGCCGAAGAGAACGTCGAGATGGAGGGCGAATACGGCGGACTCGGCATATATATCGCGTCGCGCGAAGGTCGCACTACGATAATCGCGCCGATAGAGGACACTCCCGCCGACCGCGCAGGAGTGAAGCCTCTCGACGAGATCGTCAAGGTTGACGACAAAAACGTCTGGGGGATGGAGAGCGACGAGATAGTCAAACTCCTCCGCGGCCCCGCCGGCAAGCCGGTGACCCTGCAGATACGCCGCAAAAACGTCAACAAGCTCATACCCGTCAAAATGGTGCGCGAGATAATCAAGATAAAGACGGTGCGCAGCGAAATGCTTGACGGCGGCATCGCGTACATCAAGCTCAACCACTTCAACCTCAAGAGCGACGGAGAAGTGCGCGCCGCGCTGGAGAACGCGAAGAAGAAGAACGCAAAAGGCGTGATCATGGACCTACGCAACAACCCGGGCGGGCTGCTCGACGTGTGCGTAGACGTCACGTCGCAGTTCATCCCCAAGGGAGTCGTCGTAGGGATGAGGGGACGCTTTGAAAAAGCCAACGAAACGCTCTACGCAAAGGAGGGACGCGCCAATAAACTGCCCTTAGTTGTCCTGATCAACGAAGGAAGCGCGAGCGCCGCGGAAATTTTCGCCGGCGCGGTGAAGGACCACAAGCGCGGCACTGTCGTCGGAGCGAAGACCTTCGGCAAAGGATCGGTGCAGACGCTCTTCAACCTGCCCGACGGCTCCGGAATCTACGTAACTATCGCGCGCTACAATACTCCCTCCGGCTTCGTCCTCGACCACAAGGGATTGCAGCCCGACGTCGCCGTCGCCGGCGAACCGAAGAAAAATAAAAAGGAAGACAAGCAGCTGCAGAAGGCCATCGGGATCATGAAACAGAAATTGAAGGCGAAATGA
- a CDS encoding cell division protein FtsX yields the protein MSRIKYVFRDGWRLVWRHFGMSLLTIFTAMSVFFVVGATMLFILNIQNMVRVMEGQLSIQAYVKGDAELDAVAQKAKAIANVREVKIVTKEMALERLRARLGNQANAVTLLGENPLPASIEVKVSHAADVSDTARMLIALPEVEDIVYAGQVVEKLSRVADFVQQFSLVMLIVAITASGVVLFNTIRISVYSRAEEIAVMLKVGATSTYVAFPFVIQGFILGLSGALFASAALGYAYFRAITCLKEMLPFLTFIEATRYLGKLSLVLILCGTVLSLFASLIAVEKFIRKAARPL from the coding sequence ATGTCGAGGATTAAATACGTATTCAGAGACGGCTGGCGTTTAGTCTGGCGCCACTTCGGTATGAGCCTTCTGACGATATTCACCGCGATGTCTGTCTTCTTCGTCGTCGGCGCGACGATGCTCTTTATACTCAATATACAGAACATGGTGAGGGTGATGGAGGGACAGCTTTCGATTCAGGCCTACGTGAAGGGGGACGCTGAGCTTGACGCCGTTGCGCAAAAGGCAAAGGCCATAGCCAACGTCCGCGAGGTAAAAATAGTTACGAAGGAAATGGCGCTCGAACGCCTGCGCGCGAGGCTGGGGAACCAGGCCAACGCGGTGACGCTGCTTGGCGAAAACCCTCTGCCCGCTTCGATAGAAGTGAAGGTCAGCCATGCCGCCGACGTATCGGATACGGCGCGGATGCTCATAGCCCTGCCTGAAGTCGAGGACATAGTCTACGCGGGGCAGGTTGTAGAAAAGCTCTCGCGCGTAGCGGATTTCGTCCAGCAATTTTCGCTTGTGATGCTGATCGTGGCGATAACAGCCTCCGGAGTAGTGCTCTTCAACACGATAAGGATATCCGTCTACTCACGCGCCGAGGAGATTGCCGTGATGCTTAAAGTCGGCGCGACGTCGACCTACGTCGCCTTTCCCTTCGTGATACAGGGCTTCATACTCGGCCTTTCCGGCGCGCTCTTTGCGTCGGCTGCGCTCGGATACGCTTATTTCCGCGCTATAACCTGCCTTAAAGAGATGCTGCCCTTCCTCACTTTCATAGAAGCCACGCGCTATCTCGGGAAGCTCAGCCTCGTGCTGATACTCTGCGGCACGGTCCTGAGCCTCTTCGCGAGCCTGATAGCGGTCGAGAAATTCATCAGAAAGGCGGCCAGGCCGCTGTAG
- a CDS encoding adenosine-specific kinase produces MADELKIGIVQVDIPEDANVIIGQSHFIKTVEDLYEAMVTSAPCIEFGIAFCEASGDCLIRHDGNNKDMELAAVENAKKINAGHVFIIAMRGGYPINVLSRIKDAQEVCRIFAATANPLQLVVAESGQGRGVMGVIDGFGTKGVEDEKDMDSRVKLLRDIIGYKR; encoded by the coding sequence ATGGCGGATGAATTGAAGATAGGAATCGTGCAGGTGGATATCCCCGAGGATGCCAACGTTATCATCGGGCAGAGCCACTTTATAAAGACGGTCGAGGATCTCTACGAGGCTATGGTGACGTCCGCGCCCTGCATCGAATTCGGCATTGCATTCTGCGAGGCGTCGGGCGACTGCCTTATTCGCCACGACGGCAACAATAAAGACATGGAGCTCGCGGCGGTAGAGAACGCAAAAAAGATAAACGCCGGGCACGTCTTTATAATAGCGATGCGAGGAGGCTACCCGATCAACGTCCTGAGCAGAATCAAGGACGCGCAGGAGGTCTGCCGCATCTTTGCGGCGACCGCAAACCCATTGCAGCTTGTCGTCGCAGAGAGCGGACAGGGCAGAGGTGTTATGGGGGTCATCGACGGATTTGGGACAAAGGGCGTCGAAGATGAAAAGGATATGGATTCGCGAGTAAAGCTTCTGCGCGACATCATCGGATATAAAAGGTGA
- a CDS encoding divergent polysaccharide deacetylase family protein has translation MGKHYRKESKKSRIIKITILFLLAAAALYAAAAFVARHERRPSVEAPISTSADKDEEKVAEKEDFGERYAGGEKRADNEHPSVEKKELEEKATTAFERSADKKISQGQKRAAYEEPEERKYSGPLPLLAIIVDDGGFRLDYAKRAATLSLPLTWAIIPYQPCSKKMLELAKEKEIPALLHLPMQAITDRDASRYIIGKGMSAGEVRKKTADALASLSGVIGVNNHRGSMSTADDSLMSPFLDELKERSLIFVDSRTIGSSVAYAAARKKGVPALKNGGFIDNVSDKKAIETAFANVLPAAKKKGHLVIICHFRPATLLFLEELDKKYENLPARFVTVPEMIELLDAQGEERKSDISNNLKKEMEK, from the coding sequence TTGGGCAAGCATTATCGCAAAGAAAGCAAAAAGAGCCGTATAATAAAAATTACCATCCTCTTCCTGCTCGCAGCGGCGGCGCTCTACGCCGCTGCCGCTTTCGTGGCGAGGCACGAAAGGCGGCCGTCGGTCGAGGCTCCGATCTCGACAAGCGCGGATAAGGACGAGGAAAAAGTTGCCGAAAAGGAGGACTTCGGCGAAAGATACGCCGGCGGGGAAAAGAGAGCGGATAACGAACATCCGTCCGTTGAAAAGAAAGAGCTGGAAGAAAAGGCAACTACCGCCTTCGAAAGGAGCGCCGACAAAAAAATTTCCCAAGGGCAAAAACGGGCTGCATACGAAGAGCCCGAGGAAAGAAAATATTCCGGCCCCCTTCCGCTGCTCGCGATAATCGTCGACGACGGCGGCTTCCGCCTCGACTACGCGAAGCGTGCGGCGACGCTGTCGCTGCCTCTCACGTGGGCTATAATACCTTATCAGCCTTGCTCAAAAAAAATGCTCGAACTTGCGAAGGAAAAAGAGATACCTGCGCTTCTGCATCTGCCGATGCAGGCGATAACGGACAGGGACGCGTCGCGGTACATAATCGGAAAAGGTATGAGCGCCGGCGAAGTAAGGAAAAAAACCGCGGACGCCTTAGCGTCGCTCAGCGGCGTTATCGGAGTCAACAACCACAGGGGCTCTATGTCGACCGCCGACGACTCGCTTATGTCCCCCTTTCTCGACGAGCTCAAGGAGCGCTCGCTGATATTCGTAGACAGCAGGACTATCGGAAGCAGCGTCGCCTACGCCGCCGCGCGCAAAAAGGGCGTACCCGCTCTGAAAAACGGAGGCTTCATCGACAACGTATCCGACAAAAAAGCGATAGAAACGGCCTTTGCAAACGTGCTGCCGGCCGCGAAGAAAAAAGGCCATCTCGTGATCATCTGCCACTTCAGGCCCGCGACGCTGCTCTTTCTCGAAGAGCTCGACAAAAAATATGAAAATCTTCCCGCGCGCTTCGTCACGGTCCCGGAGATGATCGAGCTGCTCGACGCGCAGGGGGAGGAGAGAAAAAGCGACATCTCGAATAACTTGAAGAAAGAGATGGAAAAATAA
- a CDS encoding murein hydrolase activator EnvC family protein: MGFSAKKFLPLLLLLVAAALCSEPALAAAKTAAQIENEIKQQEQAYKKIQSQMSRVNRNIQDKQRQEKSVTQQIGVLSQKISLTQQRANVVASKIKKLQNNIFTLARDIEKANKDIRTAQGVLKKRLIDIYKYGGVAEFNLLMSSQGAEDALANAYLLGRIADQDKKLINDLTERKHRLTMTQEELRREQTKLKGQNDDLRQQNRELKSAADERNALLSKVRKDKALFIAQQQELMRASQEMQSAIKKLLAEKQRLREEERRKKGAAARPSTTYYKGGRLMWPVQGTINSPFGTRVHPVFKTKITHTGIDIGAPKGAPVGAAEAGEVLYTGWMRGYGQVVVIDHGGNLTTVYAHLSKIETSENARVKRGSVIGRVGSTGITTGNHLHFEVRVNGNAVNPMNYLR, encoded by the coding sequence ATGGGATTTTCCGCTAAAAAATTCCTGCCGCTCCTGCTCCTTCTCGTTGCCGCCGCTCTCTGCTCCGAGCCTGCGCTTGCAGCCGCCAAGACGGCGGCCCAGATCGAAAACGAAATAAAGCAGCAGGAGCAGGCTTACAAAAAAATACAGAGCCAGATGTCCAGGGTCAACAGGAACATACAGGACAAGCAGCGCCAGGAGAAGAGCGTCACGCAGCAGATAGGCGTGCTGAGCCAGAAGATATCGCTTACGCAGCAGAGGGCGAACGTCGTCGCTTCGAAGATAAAGAAGCTGCAGAACAATATTTTTACCCTCGCGCGCGACATAGAAAAAGCGAATAAAGATATCCGCACGGCGCAGGGCGTGCTGAAAAAACGTCTGATAGACATCTACAAATACGGAGGCGTCGCCGAATTCAACCTTCTGATGTCCTCGCAGGGCGCCGAGGACGCGCTCGCTAACGCCTATCTGCTCGGCAGGATCGCCGATCAGGATAAAAAGCTAATCAACGACCTGACGGAGAGGAAGCACCGCCTGACGATGACGCAGGAAGAGCTGAGAAGAGAACAGACAAAGCTGAAAGGGCAGAACGACGACCTCAGGCAGCAGAACAGAGAGCTCAAGAGCGCTGCGGACGAACGAAACGCGCTTCTTTCAAAAGTGCGCAAAGATAAGGCGCTTTTCATCGCGCAGCAGCAGGAGCTGATGCGCGCATCCCAGGAAATGCAGTCCGCCATCAAGAAGCTGCTTGCCGAAAAGCAGAGGCTCCGCGAAGAGGAGCGCAGAAAAAAGGGCGCGGCGGCGCGCCCGTCTACAACCTATTACAAGGGCGGACGCCTCATGTGGCCGGTTCAGGGCACGATAAACAGCCCATTCGGGACGCGCGTTCACCCCGTCTTCAAGACCAAGATCACGCACACCGGCATAGACATCGGCGCGCCGAAGGGGGCGCCCGTAGGCGCGGCTGAGGCCGGTGAAGTCCTTTACACCGGCTGGATGCGCGGCTACGGACAGGTCGTAGTCATCGACCACGGAGGCAACCTGACGACGGTCTACGCCCACCTGTCGAAGATAGAGACGTCGGAAAACGCGAGGGTGAAGCGCGGCAGCGTGATCGGGCGCGTTGGGTCCACCGGAATCACGACCGGCAACCATCTGCACTTCGAGGTGCGCGTCAACGGAAACGCCGTCAACCCGATGAATTATCTGAGGTAA
- a CDS encoding nitrogenase component 1 — MIDLHNPDWSGASLKIKEAASLDPFEYGLEYGSPARGLWNIVHTGMLLPESHQIFVCAQGCLRGVVLTAAEMNAQDRFSTVAVCENNVLDGDMESLIIDGVADVIRKLPRKPKAVLVFTSCIHNFMGCDLKYVYSQLRGRFPDIYFTDCYMYPIMRKTKTPPDPMMRMRLYSFLPKSAHCDAESVNIIGNNYPTEDSSDFARMLRGAGYEIRDITRCRSWEEYRKMGESRLNVGYMPPALPALRDLKERLCMDYIYMPLSYDYEEIRKSIQALSERLDIPEINAALLEADAERALEAAKRLLRDTPVVLDYTATPRPLGLAELLLDHGFNVRTVYADAFIAEERPAFDRLREKFPELELRATVHPKMGLLPRAAANRDEKVLAIGQKAAYFEDTTYFVNMLECGGYWGFDGILRVAEEICDAFVEEKDTKKIIQVKGWGCCC; from the coding sequence ATGATCGACCTCCACAATCCCGACTGGAGCGGCGCTTCGCTGAAAATCAAAGAAGCGGCCTCTCTCGATCCCTTCGAATACGGCCTTGAATACGGCTCGCCGGCGCGCGGGCTGTGGAATATCGTGCACACGGGGATGCTGCTGCCTGAGAGCCATCAGATATTCGTATGCGCGCAGGGCTGTCTGCGCGGCGTGGTCCTGACCGCGGCGGAGATGAACGCGCAGGATAGGTTTTCTACGGTGGCGGTATGCGAGAACAACGTCCTCGACGGCGACATGGAATCTCTTATAATCGACGGCGTCGCCGACGTCATCCGCAAGCTGCCGCGGAAGCCCAAAGCCGTGCTCGTCTTCACGAGCTGCATCCACAACTTTATGGGCTGCGATCTGAAATACGTTTATTCGCAGCTCCGCGGACGCTTCCCCGATATTTATTTCACGGACTGCTACATGTATCCGATAATGCGCAAGACGAAGACGCCGCCGGATCCGATGATGCGCATGAGGCTCTACAGCTTCCTGCCGAAGTCCGCACATTGCGACGCGGAAAGCGTCAATATCATCGGGAACAACTACCCGACGGAAGACTCCTCCGACTTCGCGCGGATGCTGCGCGGCGCGGGTTACGAAATACGCGACATCACGCGCTGCCGCAGCTGGGAGGAGTACCGGAAGATGGGTGAAAGCCGACTGAACGTCGGCTATATGCCTCCCGCGCTTCCGGCGCTGCGCGACCTTAAAGAGCGCCTATGTATGGATTATATTTATATGCCTCTTTCCTATGATTACGAAGAGATAAGGAAGAGTATCCAGGCTCTATCCGAACGCCTCGATATTCCCGAAATAAACGCCGCGCTGCTAGAAGCCGACGCGGAGCGCGCGCTTGAGGCGGCGAAGCGCCTCCTCCGCGATACGCCCGTCGTGCTCGACTACACCGCGACGCCGCGCCCGCTCGGCCTCGCGGAGCTGCTGCTGGATCACGGCTTCAACGTCCGCACCGTTTACGCCGACGCGTTCATCGCCGAGGAGCGCCCTGCCTTCGACCGCCTGCGCGAAAAATTTCCCGAGCTTGAGCTGCGCGCGACCGTCCATCCCAAGATGGGGCTGCTGCCGCGCGCCGCGGCGAATCGCGATGAGAAAGTACTGGCGATCGGACAGAAGGCGGCGTATTTCGAAGACACCACTTACTTCGTGAACATGCTCGAATGCGGCGGCTATTGGGGTTTCGACGGAATTTTGCGCGTCGCCGAAGAGATATGCGACGCCTTCGTCGAAGAAAAAGATACGAAAAAAATTATACAGGTCAAGGGCTGGGGGTGCTGCTGTTGA
- the ftsE gene encoding cell division ATP-binding protein FtsE: MEIQFSGVSKTFPPDINALENIYLNVDKGEFVYLIGETGSGKTTLMRCIFREVVPSRGHISVGGHALRKMGRFELALFRRDIGVVFQDFALLPNLTAFENVAFVLEVMGMPKKEIEGRVVDVLKTVGIWRRRALFPQQLSGGEQQRLAIARAVVNEPSLLLADEPTGNLDNHTADEIMQLLLDINAAGTTVIMATHNQYLVDSYRHRVVKLRRGRIVRDDREGGYESNVED; encoded by the coding sequence ATGGAAATTCAGTTCTCCGGCGTATCTAAGACGTTCCCGCCGGATATCAACGCTCTGGAAAATATTTATCTCAACGTGGACAAAGGCGAATTCGTCTATCTGATAGGCGAGACGGGCTCTGGCAAGACGACGCTGATGCGCTGCATATTCCGCGAAGTGGTGCCGTCGCGCGGGCATATAAGCGTAGGCGGGCACGCCCTGCGCAAGATGGGGCGCTTCGAACTCGCTCTTTTCCGCCGCGATATAGGAGTCGTCTTTCAGGACTTTGCGCTGCTTCCCAATCTGACGGCATTCGAAAACGTCGCTTTCGTACTCGAAGTGATGGGCATGCCGAAAAAAGAGATAGAGGGGCGCGTCGTCGACGTGCTGAAAACCGTCGGGATATGGCGGCGCAGAGCGCTCTTTCCTCAGCAGCTTTCCGGAGGGGAGCAGCAACGCCTTGCGATAGCGCGCGCTGTGGTAAACGAGCCCTCTTTGCTGCTTGCGGACGAACCGACGGGGAACCTCGACAATCATACCGCCGATGAAATAATGCAGCTTCTGCTCGATATAAACGCCGCCGGGACGACGGTTATCATGGCGACGCATAACCAGTACCTCGTCGACAGCTACAGGCACCGCGTCGTCAAGCTGAGACGCGGGCGCATAGTGCGCGACGACAGAGAAGGAGGCTATGAGAGCAATGTCGAGGATTAA
- a CDS encoding nitrogenase component 1: MLLLKQTCAILSTYAADVSGVCSALYEMGGMTVMHDASGCNSTYNTHDEPRWYDMPSMVFISALAEVDAVMGDDEKLIGDVCRAAEELRPRFVALAGTPIPMMMGTDFKGVARLIESRTGIPTFGFATNGMHSYNKGASTALAAVAERFCDPSLSRRELAAEEAPEVNLLGVTPLDFSVTGNVEAMKKSFVDAGFRVNSCWAMGDGWERLMEAGRAHVNVVVSSCGEGLAKVLREKYAIPAVTGIPIGAAAQRELFDAARAAARDGNDRKMPAPDAEGAEFIVVGEPVQSAEIARALHRDFGIESVGAISPLDFPDEDKIFAQLKNARTVIADPLYKPALPKGCRFLSLPHEGYSGRIFRDQIPLIMGGNFNEWIKKELSL; the protein is encoded by the coding sequence GTGCTGCTGTTGAAACAGACCTGCGCTATTCTGTCGACCTACGCGGCCGACGTTTCCGGCGTCTGCTCGGCGCTCTACGAAATGGGCGGGATGACCGTGATGCACGACGCCTCAGGCTGCAATTCGACCTACAACACGCACGACGAGCCGCGCTGGTACGATATGCCGTCGATGGTCTTCATCTCGGCTCTCGCCGAGGTCGACGCCGTGATGGGCGACGACGAAAAACTCATAGGCGACGTCTGCCGCGCCGCGGAAGAGCTTCGCCCGCGCTTCGTCGCGCTCGCCGGCACGCCGATCCCGATGATGATGGGAACGGATTTCAAAGGCGTCGCGCGTCTGATAGAAAGCCGCACGGGAATACCGACGTTCGGCTTTGCGACGAACGGGATGCACTCCTACAACAAGGGCGCGTCTACGGCGCTGGCCGCCGTCGCGGAGCGTTTCTGCGATCCATCGCTTTCGCGGCGTGAGCTGGCGGCGGAGGAGGCGCCGGAGGTCAATCTGCTCGGCGTCACGCCTCTTGATTTTTCCGTCACCGGCAACGTCGAAGCGATGAAAAAATCCTTCGTGGACGCCGGCTTTCGCGTCAACAGCTGTTGGGCGATGGGCGACGGCTGGGAGCGGCTGATGGAGGCCGGAAGGGCTCATGTGAACGTCGTCGTCTCATCGTGCGGCGAAGGGTTGGCGAAGGTCCTGCGCGAAAAATACGCCATTCCAGCAGTGACGGGAATACCGATCGGCGCGGCCGCGCAGCGGGAGCTATTCGACGCGGCGCGCGCGGCGGCGAGGGACGGAAATGACAGAAAAATGCCCGCGCCCGACGCGGAAGGCGCGGAGTTTATCGTCGTAGGCGAGCCGGTGCAAAGCGCCGAGATAGCGCGCGCGCTGCACCGCGATTTTGGAATCGAAAGCGTCGGCGCGATTTCACCTCTCGATTTTCCCGACGAGGACAAGATATTCGCTCAATTGAAAAACGCTCGCACGGTAATCGCCGACCCGCTTTACAAGCCGGCCCTGCCTAAGGGCTGCCGCTTCCTTTCTCTGCCCCACGAGGGCTATTCGGGAAGGATTTTCAGGGATCAGATTCCGCTCATCATGGGCGGAAATTTTAACGAATGGATTAAAAAGGAGCTTTCTCTATGA
- a CDS encoding nucleotide-binding protein, translating into MAIYGKGGIGKSTTASNIAAAFAQNGMRVMQIGCDPKADSTVNLRGGGSVPTVLELIRERGAALTLEELVTPGFAGVLCVEAGGPAPGLGCAGRGIIAAMEKLKEKRAFEIYKPDAVIYDVLGDVVCGGFAMPIREGYANKVFVVTSGENMALHAAANIAEAVANFRSRGYATLGGIILNRRNVPREEEKVAELASDVGTKIVGALDFSPTVQRAEEISKTVLEAFPESEMAGEYRELARRLLAACGE; encoded by the coding sequence ATGGCGATTTACGGCAAGGGCGGCATAGGAAAATCCACCACGGCGTCGAACATTGCGGCGGCCTTCGCGCAGAACGGCATGCGCGTCATGCAGATAGGCTGCGACCCGAAGGCCGATTCGACCGTGAATCTGCGCGGCGGCGGGAGCGTCCCGACTGTTCTCGAACTTATAAGGGAGCGCGGCGCGGCGCTGACGCTCGAAGAGCTCGTTACGCCGGGCTTCGCCGGAGTGCTTTGCGTCGAAGCCGGCGGCCCGGCGCCGGGGCTCGGCTGCGCGGGACGCGGCATCATCGCGGCGATGGAGAAGCTGAAGGAGAAGAGGGCCTTTGAAATTTACAAACCCGACGCGGTGATTTACGACGTTTTGGGCGACGTCGTCTGCGGCGGCTTTGCGATGCCGATACGCGAAGGCTACGCGAACAAAGTCTTCGTCGTGACCTCCGGCGAAAACATGGCGCTTCACGCCGCGGCGAATATCGCGGAGGCCGTCGCGAATTTCCGTTCACGCGGCTACGCGACGCTCGGAGGGATAATTTTGAATCGCCGCAACGTACCGCGCGAGGAAGAGAAAGTCGCGGAGCTCGCGTCGGACGTCGGTACGAAAATCGTCGGCGCGCTGGATTTCAGCCCGACGGTGCAGCGGGCCGAGGAGATATCGAAGACGGTGCTCGAAGCCTTTCCCGAGAGCGAAATGGCCGGCGAATACCGCGAGCTCGCCCGCCGTCTCCTCGCGGCTTGCGGTGAATGA
- a CDS encoding OmpH family outer membrane protein, whose translation MVSRKTITVSIIAVAAAIFMAGSALAADVIGTISTQKIMFQHPKFEQVQKQLKDISSTKQKEAQSAIDKETDDKKKAQIYQSKRQELAKEEQKLMEPLFKDINLAIRTVANQKKLTVVVDKEAVFFGGVDITDAVITELKKK comes from the coding sequence ATGGTTTCAAGAAAGACTATAACGGTATCGATTATCGCGGTCGCGGCCGCGATATTTATGGCGGGCTCGGCGCTGGCGGCGGACGTAATCGGCACGATAAGCACGCAGAAGATAATGTTCCAGCATCCAAAGTTCGAACAGGTGCAGAAACAGCTGAAGGATATATCGTCGACGAAGCAGAAGGAAGCTCAGAGCGCCATCGACAAGGAGACGGACGACAAGAAAAAAGCCCAAATCTATCAGTCGAAGCGCCAGGAACTTGCCAAGGAAGAGCAGAAGCTCATGGAGCCTCTCTTCAAGGACATCAACCTCGCCATAAGGACCGTAGCCAACCAGAAGAAGCTCACGGTCGTCGTCGATAAGGAGGCCGTCTTCTTCGGCGGAGTCGATATCACCGACGCGGTGATAACTGAGCTTAAAAAGAAATAG